In Alkalihalobacterium alkalinitrilicum, a genomic segment contains:
- the frr gene encoding ribosome recycling factor, whose product MSKELMQDAQVRMKKAIDALNRELSTLRAGRANPGLLEKVTVEYYGAPTPLNQLATISVPEARMLVIQPFDKTIIGDIEKAILKSDLGLTPSNDGTIIRITIPALTEERRKELVKLVKKYAEEGKVAVRNIRRDINDDLKKLQKDGELTEDDLRRSTDEVQKMTDKHIADIDQVALNKEKEIMEV is encoded by the coding sequence ATGTCAAAAGAATTAATGCAAGACGCACAAGTTCGAATGAAAAAAGCAATAGATGCACTGAATCGTGAATTATCTACCTTACGTGCAGGGCGTGCAAACCCAGGTTTACTTGAAAAAGTAACTGTAGAATACTACGGGGCTCCAACTCCATTAAACCAATTAGCAACGATTTCTGTCCCAGAAGCTCGGATGTTAGTGATCCAGCCATTCGATAAAACCATTATTGGAGATATAGAAAAAGCGATCTTAAAATCAGATTTAGGCCTAACTCCTTCTAACGACGGAACGATTATTCGTATTACAATCCCAGCTTTAACCGAAGAGCGTCGTAAAGAACTTGTGAAACTGGTTAAAAAATATGCAGAAGAAGGAAAAGTGGCAGTTAGGAATATTCGCCGCGACATTAATGATGATTTGAAAAAGTTACAAAAAGATGGCGAGTTAACAGAAGATGATCTGCGTCGTTCAACGGATGAAGTACAAAAAATGACGGATAAACACATCGCTGATATCGATCAAGTAGCTTTAAATAAAGAAAAAGAAATCATGGAAGTATAA
- the pyrH gene encoding UMP kinase — MSKYNRVVLKLSGEALAGDLGYGIDPAVIQSIATQVKEIIELDVEVAVVVGGGNIWRGMAGSAKGMDRATADYMGMLATVMNSLALQDSLETIGVQTRVQTSIEMRQVAEPYIRRKAIRHLEKKRVVIFAAGTGNPYFSTDTTAALRAAEIEAEVILMAKNKVDGVYSADPAVDATAKKYESITYLDLLKEGLAVMDSTASSLCMDNDIPLIVFSIMEEGNIKRAVLGEQIGTVVRGS, encoded by the coding sequence ACTAAGTGGCGAAGCATTAGCTGGTGACTTAGGATATGGGATTGACCCAGCAGTCATCCAATCGATTGCAACTCAAGTTAAGGAAATTATTGAATTAGATGTTGAAGTAGCTGTTGTTGTAGGTGGAGGAAACATTTGGCGCGGTATGGCAGGTAGTGCAAAAGGAATGGACCGCGCGACGGCTGACTACATGGGTATGTTAGCAACGGTAATGAACTCACTAGCTCTTCAAGACAGTCTTGAAACGATTGGCGTGCAAACACGTGTTCAAACATCGATTGAAATGAGACAAGTAGCAGAACCTTATATTCGCCGAAAGGCAATTCGTCACCTAGAGAAAAAACGTGTCGTGATTTTTGCTGCAGGTACGGGTAATCCGTATTTCTCAACGGATACAACTGCTGCTTTAAGAGCTGCTGAAATAGAAGCCGAAGTGATCCTTATGGCTAAAAATAAAGTAGATGGTGTATACAGTGCAGATCCAGCGGTTGATGCAACCGCAAAGAAATACGAATCGATTACGTACCTTGATTTATTGAAAGAAGGATTAGCTGTAATGGATTCAACTGCTTCTTCATTGTGTATGGACAACGATATACCACTTATTGTTTTTTCAATTATGGAAGAAGGAAATATAAAACGTGCTGTTCTAGGTGAACAAATCGGAACAGTTGTAAGGGGGAGTTAA
- a CDS encoding isoprenyl transferase — protein MLEKFKKWKSSNEIDRPSLEVDLENIPSHVAIIMDGNGRWAKNKGLPRVAGHREGMKVVNKIVSRANELGVKVLTLYAFSTENWKRPKTEVDFLMKLPERYLSNELPKLKKENVKVRLMGCAEELPSHTLRAVETAIEETKDNTGLILNFALNYGSRIEIVKAIRALAIEVEQGKLSPEQISEGYIQQHLMTSDLSDPDLLIRTSGELRLSNFMLWQLAYSEFWFTDVLWPDFTEEHFEEAIRVFQKRGRRYGGV, from the coding sequence ATGCTTGAGAAGTTTAAAAAGTGGAAATCGTCTAATGAAATAGACAGACCCTCACTTGAAGTGGATTTAGAAAATATTCCAAGTCACGTCGCCATCATTATGGATGGCAATGGTCGATGGGCTAAAAATAAAGGGCTCCCTAGGGTTGCTGGCCATCGTGAAGGCATGAAAGTTGTAAATAAAATTGTTAGCCGTGCAAACGAGTTAGGTGTAAAAGTATTAACTTTGTATGCTTTTTCAACGGAGAATTGGAAAAGGCCGAAAACTGAAGTTGATTTTTTAATGAAATTACCCGAACGTTATCTTAGTAACGAACTCCCTAAATTAAAAAAGGAAAATGTGAAAGTTCGCTTGATGGGGTGTGCTGAAGAATTACCCTCACATACACTTCGTGCTGTAGAAACGGCTATCGAAGAAACGAAAGATAATACAGGATTAATTTTAAATTTTGCACTAAATTACGGGAGTCGAATTGAAATCGTAAAAGCGATTCGTGCTTTAGCCATTGAAGTTGAACAAGGTAAACTTTCACCAGAACAAATCTCAGAAGGATACATTCAACAACACTTAATGACAAGTGATTTGAGTGATCCTGATTTGCTTATTCGTACGAGCGGTGAACTTCGATTAAGTAATTTTATGCTTTGGCAGTTAGCATATAGTGAATTTTGGTTTACAGATGTTTTATGGCCAGATTTTACAGAAGAGCATTTTGAGGAGGCTATACGTGTTTTTCAAAAAAGGGGCCGTAGATACGGTGGCGTATAG
- a CDS encoding phosphatidate cytidylyltransferase produces MKQRIITAVIAASVFIPLIVLGGLPFTLTILLVASIAMVELLKMKKIPPFSFIGLVSLILMWILLVPTNWLDLSFLSHVTKVEIFVFMIVILLMTTVITKNKYTFDEVGFIILSSVYVGFGFHYLISTRLEAENGLALVFFVMFIIWATDSGAYFVGRKLGKRKLWPDISPKKTIEGSVGGIICAFVIGFIFQLLFPIFDSYIVLGLVILVASVFGQMGDLVESALKRHYVVKDSGNVLPGHGGMLDRFDSLIYVMPILHLLQLI; encoded by the coding sequence GTGAAACAACGAATTATTACTGCGGTCATAGCTGCATCGGTTTTTATCCCATTAATAGTTCTAGGAGGATTACCATTTACATTGACGATCCTTTTAGTTGCTTCGATAGCAATGGTCGAACTATTAAAAATGAAAAAAATACCTCCTTTCTCTTTTATAGGCCTTGTGAGCTTAATTTTAATGTGGATTTTGCTTGTACCTACGAATTGGCTTGACTTATCATTCCTTTCCCACGTGACCAAAGTTGAAATATTTGTATTTATGATAGTAATATTATTGATGACAACAGTCATTACGAAAAATAAATACACATTTGATGAAGTAGGATTTATTATTCTTTCATCTGTCTATGTTGGTTTTGGGTTTCATTATTTGATTTCAACGCGATTAGAAGCAGAGAATGGACTAGCACTTGTATTTTTTGTAATGTTTATTATCTGGGCTACCGATTCAGGGGCTTATTTTGTCGGCCGAAAATTAGGGAAACGAAAGCTATGGCCAGATATTAGTCCAAAGAAAACAATAGAGGGGTCAGTAGGAGGAATAATCTGTGCTTTTGTCATAGGTTTTATCTTTCAACTTCTTTTTCCAATCTTTGACTCGTATATTGTCTTAGGGCTTGTCATTTTAGTTGCCTCTGTATTTGGACAAATGGGGGATTTAGTGGAATCTGCATTGAAGCGTCATTATGTAGTTAAGGATTCTGGTAATGTTTTACCTGGTCATGGAGGTATGTTAGATCGCTTTGATAGTCTTATTTATGTTATGCCTATCCTCC